In Xenopus laevis strain J_2021 chromosome 2S, Xenopus_laevis_v10.1, whole genome shotgun sequence, a genomic segment contains:
- the nab2.S gene encoding NGFI-A-binding protein 2 yields MAERGARAEELKRAPKARIPADPVILPRTLGELQLYRVLQRANLLGYYDTFIQQGGDDVQQLCEAGEDEFLEIMSLVGMATKPLHVRRLQKALRDWATNPGLFNQPQLGSIPVSSSIPLFKISETVGRIGRNTNGHINVPEVQGKSPGNFVLLEQAEKISPSQLDRRQWTAQISPELEDPDEEDVEEENGGDQYLSPGESLEPELVQVVSDSVDRLMKGLPQGDISEARSMLKSNKKLGRSLGHIFLMSNGSQKKEREIRRHSAIYGRSESKRREGKRLTLHELTINEAAAQCCMRDNTLLLRRVELFSLARQAARESSYLASLKCSRLNSEELGASQPKILKQEAVEMPLQLESKGGSVSMRHGLEEGNGCMSGESMDGALQAVSVRMPTSPSGPTDLSLNLSHPAPWSRQILQQTLMDEGLRLARLVSRDRMGRLSLCLPGTPHISECDDGGSESCPSLPVSPQITELRTSNCKGQDEEN; encoded by the exons ATGGCAGAGAGAGGTGCAAGAGCAGAAGAACTGAAACGAGCACCCAAAGCAAG GATCCCTGCGGACCCAGTTATACTTCCTCGCACCCTGGGTGAGCTGCAGTTGTACCGTGTCCTGCAAAGAGCCAACTTGCTTGGTTATTATGACACCTTCATCCAGCAGGGGGGAGATGATGTGCAGCAGCTCTGTGAGGCGGGTGAGGATGAATTTTTGGAAATCATGTCTCTGGTTGGCATGGCAACCAAACCATTGCACGTCAGACGATTACAAAAAGCCTTAAGAGACTGGGCGACCAACCCAGGATTGTTTAACCAGCCTCAATTGGGAAGTATACCTGTCAGCAGCAGTATACCATTGTTCAAGATTTCTGAGACAGTGGGACGAATTGGCAGAAATACTAATGGGCACATCAATGTTCCTGAAGTTCAAGGCAAAAGCCCTGGAAATTTTGTTCTTTTAGAACAAGCTGAGAAAATATCCCCTTCCCAGCTGGATAGGAGACAGTGGACTGCTCAGATTTCTCCAGAGCTAGAGGATCCAGATGAGGAAGACGTTGAGGAAGAAAATGGAGGTGATCAATATCTCTCACCCGGGGAAAGTCTAGAACCTGAGCTAGTCCAGGTTGTGTCTGATAGTGTGGACAGGCTGATGAAAGGACTGCCTCAAGGAGATATCAGTGAAGCCAGATCAATGCTAAAGTCAAACAAGAAGTTGGGGCGTTCACTTGGACACATTTTTCTCATGAGTAATGGAAGTCAGAAGAAGGAGCGTGAGATACGCAGACACAGCGCTATCTATGGACGAAGTGAATCCAAGAGACGGGAAGGGAAGAGACTTACATTGCATGAG CTTACAATTAATGAAGCAGCAGCCCAGTGCTGTATGAGAGATAACACCTTACTCCTAAGGAGGGTGGAGCTATTTTCACTTGCTCGGCAAGCAGCCCGAGAGAGTTCTTATCTGGCATCTCTTAAATGCTCCAG ACTGAATAGTGAAGAACTTGGTGCATCACAGCCTAAAATCCTCAAGCAAGAA GCAGTGGAGATGCCTTTGCAGTTAGAATCAAAAGGTGGGTCTGTATCAATGCGACACGGTCTAGAAGAAGGCAATGGCTGTATGTCGGGGGAGAGCATGGACGGCGCTTTGCAAG CAGTGTCAGTAAGAATGCCTACATCTCCCAGTGGCCCTACAGACCTCTCTCTAAACCTGTCACATCCTGCACCATGGAGCAGGCAAATTCTGCAGCAGACTCTAATGGATGAGGGTTTACGATTGGCCAGACTAGTATCACGTGACCGCATGGGCCGCCTCAGTCTTTGCTTGCCTGGCACCCCCCATATTTCAG AATGTGATGATGGTGGATCTGAAAGCTGTCCTAGCCTGCCGGTGTCACCCCAGATCACGGAGCTAAGAACTTCAAACTGCAAAGGCCAGGATGAAGAGAATTAA